Part of the Brassica oleracea var. oleracea cultivar TO1000 chromosome C8, BOL, whole genome shotgun sequence genome is shown below.
CTGGAAGGGGGTAGCTAAAAATAAACAGTGTCAGTGGAGTTTTGTTTGATCAGTGACTCCACACACTATTGTTTATGATGATCTCTATAAGTAACATAAAAAATGGTGGAATAACAAAGTTTATTTAGATTAAAATGATAACATCTAACCCAGGGTGATGTAGCTATTACACGAGAACTAGTTGCTCAAGTAGGTGACTGTCAAGATCATTTGTTTTTGTCTGGAAAAAGAAAAGTTAATGGAGTTTTAGCTTTAATAATTCATGAAATTCTAGAAGTTTGTCATATCAAAAACGAGTTATGCAGTCTTTATAGACTTTTAGATCTTTTGTAATGTAGAATTGTAAACGTGTCTAATTCTTTGGAAATCTTACTGGGTGCCGGTCTGCATCATGTAGTAAGATTTCAAAATCGTAACTTTCATGGGATAGTTTCTTCTCAACACTATACTACTTTTTAATTCTTAATAAGGAAGAGTAAATTACACAATAATTTCATTCAAACAACTATGCTAAACTTCAGATCTCTGAGACTGCAGGACAATTAAGTAACAGAAAAACGTTCTTTAATCACATTAAAAATAACAATAGTAATCTCATCCGAATAAACTACTTGTCAAAACTAGGACGACATATATTTATTTTTACAGATAATTGTTGTAGAATTATTTTCAGTTCAAATATTCTTTTTTGAAAATCGTTTTAACGGTTTCCCGCACTAATCTTCATTGTTATGGTCTGTGTCCAGCCATGGATCCATCCCAACAGAACACACACGCGAAACTCATGACACGTGACATCCACCGCCTGAGACCATCACCGACAGAAGCCAACTGTTTCTCACTGGGGGCTATCTCGTGGGTCTCACGCTTAGATGTTGGATATGGGTCTAGCCCCCCTCCAAAAGGCCCACAAGACAATTATCCAAACACATGATCACAACAAAGAAAGTCGGTTCGTCGACTTGCGAGCCGGTGATCGACTCGGCTTTAAACTGCTTTTGATCGGCGAGACGACCAACCGAAAGTCGTCGGCTCGATGACTCGAGTCAGCGGCCCGACACCTCGGCCTAACCACTCGAGGAGGCCCGTCAGGACATAGCACATTAGGTTAACGAGCATGTGTCTATAAAAAGAGGAGAAAAGACAACAAGGAGGGGATCCGCAAACTACTACACTCACTTTCGGCTAGATTTAGGGTTTCATATCTTACTTCTCGCCGACTTGTACGGTCCGACGAACCAGCTTTCGCCGGACTAATTCCTTTGTACTCTCCCCCTTTTGTAACACTGTTTCGACTCATTGATCTAATAAAACACGTCTTTGTCTTGACCGACCGACAAGAATTCGTCCTTTCTCTTTACTAGTTTATCGACAGTCTCGGTTCAAACAGTAGAGACAGTGGGCACGATCGTCTCTCGCGACATGGCCGAGAAGTTTCTCAAGTTCAGCATTGATGATGGCATTGGCTGCGTCACGTGCATCATGTGGCTCAACCAACTCACCTCTTCTTACTTCAGCCGGTTCGACTCATCGACGATTCTGCTGCACTCAAGAATCGCTCGTAGACAAGCAAGAGACATCAGAATCGGAGCCGTAGCTCGCGTTCGTGGCCGCGTCGGCTTGTACAGAGGAGTTATGCAGATCACGGCGACTAATGTGGTAATCGAGAGAGATCCTAACGCTGAGATCTTGCACTGGTTGGAGTGTGTTAGGCTTGGTCGAAGCTGTTATCGAATTCAAAGTTAATTATGAAATTAAGTGAAGATGATTTCAACTGTAACTCATGGATCGACCAACTTAAAGTTCTTTTTAAAGTCTTCTATCATCCATCTCTGATATCTAGTTTATTCGTCTATGTTAAAATTTTGAAACTCGAAATGATAATCCTTATTTAAGTTTTAATTTTTGAACATTATTATTTTATATAGTCTATACTAAACATAAAACCAAAAAATTACGAGAACATACCATAGATCACAAATTGAAATCCATGTATGATGATTAGTTACATGACTCTAACTGGTAACCATTAACTGGTCTTGAGTTCGACTCTCAACGAGAGCATCATTTCTTTATCATCATTTTCTTTTCAAGGATGACACGCATAAATCGAGAAATGGTCCAAATTTTTTCAAGAAGTATTAGATTTTTTGAGGAAACGCACCGTTTAGCAAAAGGCAAAAAAAAAGGAGATTTGGCGATCGAAACTTTCGGAGATGGATGCGGCGGATCCGCCGGGGTTAACTGAATCTACGACGGAGGAAATGGCAAATCAGATACAGCAGAGAGAGACTGTTGGGTTGGGAAACGTATTGGAAGGATCAGAGGTTTTATCGAAGGTTTTGGAGGTTGGGGAGCAGAGTAAAACTGAAGAGATGGTGGCAAGAGAGCAGAAACAAGCGGAGGAAAAGAGATTAAATAATCGGACGGAAGGTACGGGGGTAGAGGAAGGAAATCAAACGGGAGGTAAGGGATTGGAGAACCTATCAAGGGGAACTGAAAATGGAGGTTCATGGGCTGAGATTGCGCAAGAGAAAAAGGTGTTGAAGAAGTATGAGGTTAAGATCACGGAAAAGGAAGGTGAGAAGATGGTTGAGATACCGGATGATGTCATTGAGAAGGAAAATCTACTATGGGAAGACTATTTGATTGGGAAGTTCCTTGATACAGCTCCACATGTGGCTCGTGTTCATGCTATCGTAAACAAAAACTGGACTCAGAGAGAGCAGAAGCAGATCGATGTGCATATTGTAGACAATACAACAATGAAGTTTAGAGTTTCGAATCCAGTAATGCGAGCTCGAATCCTTCGAAGAGGTATGTGGAACATCGGAAACGTGCCACTGGTTGTAACAAAATGGACACCTGATGAGCTGAAAGAGAAGCCAGAGATAAAGTCGATTCCAATGTGGGTTTATCTCAAGAATGTGCTGATGAATATGTTCTCATGGCAGGGACTTAGTTTCATCACGAGCGCTGCAGGGGTTCCAGTTAGGCTCCATCCAGAGACAGCTTCCTGCTCGAATTTCAAACTAGCAAAGATCTTCGTAAATGTTGATCTATCAAAGGAGTTACCAGACAAAATAAATTTCACCAAAAATGGCAAATCTTCTTTGGTGGAGTTCATTTACCCATGGTTACCTCTAAGATGTCACACTTGTGGAAAATGGGGGCACATAGCTAGAGTCTGTGTCATGAATAAGAAAGATGGAACAGAGAAATCAGTCAAACAAATAATATCAGAGAGAGAAGATACGCAAAGTGATGGTGTTAGGAGAGAAAATGAAGAAGAAAGAAAAAAAGAATGAGGGTAAGGATGTTATTATTGAATCTAATGAGGAAGTTCTGGGAGAACAAAAGACTAATGTAGAGGAGGATATTGAGGAAGGGGAAATGGTAGAAAGCTGGTCAGATGTAACGCCAGAGAAAGCGAGCAAAAGTTCCAGCTCACTGAAGTTCAGTCAGGAGAAGCTATTGACTCCATCAAGATTTTCAGCTTTACTTGAAGTAGATGAGAATGGAGATAAGATAAAACCAATCGAAATGGAGAACGTTTTGAGTATTGAAGAATGTAATGGGGGGAAGAATGTAACTGAGGAAGTTGGAATTGAGGAGCAAACAGGGGGGATGAATGGGAATAAAGAAGTGAGAGAAGAGAATCAAAAGAGAGACATAGCTGGGTTGGATTCTAAGGAGCACTGGCCTGATCTTGCAAGCGCAACTAAAATCAGACTTTCACTCCCGAGAAGATCAAAAACTTTACACAAAGTCATTCCAGAGAAACCCGGGCAGCTGGGAAAAAGGAACCCCACAAATCTTTCTCAATGACAGGGTTTTTTTGGAATGTAAGAGGATTTACTAAAAGCTCAAAACATAGAGTAGTAAGGGAATGGATTCAAAATAAAGGTCTACAGTTTGGAGGGTTGCTGGAAACAAGGGTTAAGGAAAGTAAGGCTGGTCGAATAGCTTCATCAGTATTTCAAGGCTGGTCTTGCATTAATAACTATGAGTTCAATAGGAAGGGGAGAATTTGGGTGCTCTGGAATTCTCAGGTCAGATTGACTCCGGTTTTTAAATCTGATCAGATAATTACAGTATCGATTCTATTGGAGGGAGAGAAGGAGGAATTCTTCTGCTCATTTGTCTACGGAGAAAATATGGCAGAAAAAAGAAAAGAGTTATGGAGGGATTTGAAAGATCATCAAGATGCTGGAATGTTCAGGAATAAAGAGTGGGTTATTATGGGAGATTTTAATGAGGTGTTGGATGGAGAAGAGCACTCAAGTTACCAGGATTCAGGTCTTGTTACTTCGGGTATGAGAGATTTCGAAAGTGTGATTCAGTATTGCAGTTTCACGGATATGGGTATCAAGGACCGCGTTTCACATGGTGTAACAAGAGAGATGAAGGAACTATTAGTAAGAAGTTGGATCGTATTTTGGTGAATGAGAAATGGTTAAATAATCGCACTCAAGCTTATGGAGTGTTTGAAGCAGGAGGAGTTTCAGATCATCTAAGAGGGAGGTTTCATATGACTGCGGAAGCTGTTGGGAAACGTAAACCGTTCAAGTTTACAAATGTAGTTGCAGAAACTTCAGAATTTATGGAGGTAATTGGTAACTATTGGAAGGACATGCAACCATTGTTCCAATCAACTTCAGCTCTATACAGATTTTCAAAGTATCTTAAAGGGTTGAAGCCTCCTCTGCGTACTCTGAGTAAGAGTAAGCTAGGATCACTCACAAAGAAGGTAAAGGAAGCGTATAGTGATCTTTGTGTGAAGAAAGAACAAATGATGAGAATGCCCACACCAGAAAATGTGTATGCAGAACGAGAGGCTTCTGCAAGATGGCAGCGAGTGTCAGATATAGAAGAGAAGGTGTCAAAGCAGAGGTCGAAGGTACACTGGTTACAAGTGGGCGATAAAAATAATAAGGCATTTTACAATGCAGCTAAGATCAGAGAAAGCAGGAATGCGATAAGGGAAATTAAGTGTGCAGATGGAAGTTGTGTTACTACTCAGGATGATATAAAGAAAGAAGCTGAGAGATTCTTCAACGAGTTTCTTACCTTTGAGCCGAGAGATGTAGAGACTGCATCTGTGGAGCAGCTAAAGGAAACAATCCCATATCGCTGCACTGAGGAAGAAAGAACAAAACTGACAAGAGTAGTCACAGAGGAGGAAATAAAAGAAGTGGTCTTCAATATGCCAAGTAACAAGTCACCAGGGCCAGATGGTTACACGACTGAATTCTTTAAAGCTTCATGGAGTATAATTGGTAAAGACTTCACTGCTGCTGTTCAGTCATTTTTCAGTAAAGGGTTTCTGCCTAAAGGGTTAAATTCAACTATATTAGCTCTTATACCTAAGAAGGAGAGTGCACAAGAGATGAGAGACTACAGGCCGATCTCATGTTGCAATGTCCTGTACAAAGTAATATCCAAGATCATAGCCAACCAGTTAAAGGGTACTCTTCCTCAATGCATATCGTACAACCAGTCTGCTTTTGTCAAGGATAGACTTCTTGTGGAGAACCTACTGTTGGCTACAGAAATAGTCAAAGACTATCACAAGGAGGATGTCTCCCCACGCTGTGCGATGAAGATTGATATTGCAAAAGCGTTCGATTCAGTGCACTGGCCGTTCCTCTTGAATACGCTGAGAGCTTTGAATATGTCTGAGGAGTTCATACATTGGATTGAGCTTTGTGTCTGTACGGCTTCCTTTTCAGTTCAGGTGAACGGAGAATTAGCCGGCTTCTTCCAAAGCAAGAGAGGTTTACGGCAAGGCTGTGCTTTATCCCCCTATCTATTTGAGATATGCATGAATGTGCTGTCTGGTATGTTGGATAAGGCAGTGGAAAGGAAGCAGGTTGGATATCATCCTAAATGCAAAAACATCATGCTATCGCATTTGTGTTTTGCGGACGATCTACTTGTATTCACGGATGGAACCAAGAGATCAGTAGAAGGGATACTCACGGTTTTCAAAAATTTTGCAAGCATCTCGGGTCTTAAGATTAGC
Proteins encoded:
- the LOC106311336 gene encoding CST complex subunit STN1-like translates to MDPSQQNTHAKLMTRDIHRLRPSPTEANCFSLGAISWVSRLDTVGTIVSRDMAEKFLKFSIDDGIGCVTCIMWLNQLTSSYFSRFDSSTILLHSRIARRQARDIRIGAVARVRGRVGLYRGVMQITATNVVIERDPNAEILHWLECVRLGRSCYRIQS